One region of bacterium genomic DNA includes:
- a CDS encoding BMC domain-containing protein translates to MAQNALGVIEFVSIARGMEALDIMLKSAEVTLYLATPLCPGKFTVVIGGEVAEVETSLNAAVAFGEDNVIDRMVIANLHPSVFPALNATTEFEVGEALGIIETWSISSAILAADAAAKAANVQLIEVRVARGLGGKAFVTLTGNVSAVTSAVEAGAALASREGILVGTAVIASPHPAIWEGLK, encoded by the coding sequence ATGGCGCAAAACGCCTTAGGAGTTATAGAATTTGTATCAATTGCAAGGGGAATGGAAGCGCTGGATATAATGCTGAAATCCGCCGAGGTAACCCTCTATTTAGCTACACCCCTTTGCCCGGGGAAGTTCACAGTCGTCATCGGCGGAGAAGTAGCGGAGGTTGAGACGTCCCTAAACGCCGCGGTCGCCTTCGGGGAGGATAATGTTATTGACAGAATGGTTATAGCCAATCTACATCCCTCCGTCTTTCCCGCTCTAAACGCCACCACCGAATTTGAAGTTGGAGAGGCGTTGGGGATTATAGAGACTTGGTCCATTTCCTCCGCTATTTTAGCCGCCGACGCAGCAGCCAAAGCGGCTAATGTCCAACTCATTGAGGTAAGGGTGGCGAGGGGCTTGGGTGGAAAGGCTTTCGTAACTCTCACGGGAAATGTATCTGCCGTCACATCAGCGGTTGAGGCGGGAGCAGCCCTCGCCTCAAGAGAGGGAATTCTCGTGGGAACAGCGGTAATAGCTTCTCCTCATCCCGCGATTTGGGAGGGATTGAAATAG
- a CDS encoding SLBB domain-containing protein, translating to MEIIEKVKGAGIVGAGGAGFPTHIKLSSEAEILIVNGAECEPLLRVDQQILPKEKATFLRGLEAAREAIKAKKVFVALKPKYKKAIDSLKGEGPFELFILGDFYPAGDEQILVYDVTGRIVPEGGIPLNVGCVVLNVETVINIGRALDGQPVTEKYVTVGGAVANPSTFKLPVGTPVRDAIELAGGALVEDFFLIDGGPNTGKLIPSLDYPILKTTKAILLFPKSHSLWGKFSPNLKAVLNRAVATCCNCRECTELCPRYLLGHSMEPHLVMKVLSWRLAEPDKLTEAYLCCDCGLCENYACPMGLSPRRIIQSLKQKLIENKVPNPHRKQPTSTRALFSAKRVPTSRLISRLGISQYDLPAPLKEIDYQPNYVVLPLKQHAGAPAKPVVKVGDKVRKGDLIADIPDGALGAKLHSSIDGVVRSITAEEIRIEKG from the coding sequence ATGGAGATTATAGAAAAGGTCAAAGGAGCAGGAATAGTAGGCGCGGGAGGGGCAGGCTTCCCCACTCACATAAAGCTCTCCTCCGAGGCGGAAATTCTCATCGTCAATGGTGCGGAATGCGAGCCCCTTCTCAGGGTTGACCAGCAGATTCTTCCAAAGGAGAAAGCCACTTTTTTAAGAGGGTTGGAAGCCGCAAGGGAGGCAATAAAAGCGAAGAAGGTGTTCGTTGCCCTCAAGCCGAAGTATAAAAAGGCTATTGATTCGCTGAAGGGCGAAGGTCCCTTTGAGCTCTTTATTCTCGGCGATTTCTATCCCGCGGGCGATGAGCAAATCCTCGTCTATGATGTGACGGGAAGAATCGTCCCAGAAGGTGGGATTCCCCTAAATGTGGGATGTGTAGTTCTTAATGTTGAAACGGTCATCAATATAGGCAGGGCGCTTGACGGTCAACCGGTTACAGAGAAATATGTGACCGTTGGCGGCGCAGTGGCTAATCCAAGCACTTTCAAACTTCCCGTGGGCACTCCCGTTAGAGATGCGATTGAGCTCGCTGGCGGAGCTTTAGTGGAAGATTTCTTCCTCATAGATGGCGGTCCAAATACGGGAAAGTTAATCCCTTCATTAGATTACCCCATTCTCAAAACCACGAAGGCAATACTTCTTTTCCCAAAAAGCCATTCCCTATGGGGAAAATTTTCCCCAAACTTGAAAGCGGTTCTAAATAGGGCGGTAGCAACCTGCTGTAATTGTAGGGAATGCACTGAGCTCTGCCCTCGCTATCTCCTCGGTCATTCAATGGAGCCTCATCTCGTTATGAAAGTCCTTTCCTGGCGATTGGCGGAGCCAGATAAATTAACGGAGGCTTATCTATGCTGTGATTGTGGGCTCTGCGAGAATTACGCCTGCCCTATGGGGCTCTCTCCTCGCAGAATCATCCAGTCGCTCAAGCAAAAACTGATTGAAAATAAGGTCCCCAATCCTCATAGAAAGCAACCCACTTCAACAAGGGCGCTCTTCTCCGCTAAGAGGGTGCCAACCTCAAGGCTTATCTCTCGCCTCGGGATATCCCAATATGACCTCCCTGCTCCCCTTAAGGAAATAGATTATCAACCGAATTACGTAGTTTTACCACTTAAACAACACGCTGGCGCTCCCGCTAAACCGGTGGTTAAGGTGGGAGATAAGGTTAGGAAAGGGGATTTGATAGCGGATATTCCGGATGGTGCCTTGGGAGCTAAGCTCCACTCCTCAATAGATGGGGTTGTTCGTTCCATTACAGCCGAGGAGATAAGGATTGAGAAAGGATGA
- a CDS encoding EutN/CcmL family microcompartment protein, whose translation MIIAKVIGMVVSTRKEEDLKGFKLLIVQPLTPQGRERGEPLVAVDTVGAGIGEMVVVALGSPARLAVDNPNAPVDASIVGIIDSIDFAK comes from the coding sequence TTGATTATCGCGAAAGTTATAGGAATGGTTGTCTCCACTCGTAAAGAGGAAGACCTCAAGGGGTTCAAGCTTTTGATAGTTCAGCCTTTAACCCCTCAGGGCAGGGAAAGGGGAGAGCCCCTTGTTGCGGTTGATACTGTGGGAGCGGGGATTGGGGAGATGGTAGTTGTCGCTCTTGGCTCGCCGGCGAGATTGGCGGTTGATAATCCCAACGCTCCTGTTGATGCCTCAATAGTGGGCATCATAGATTCCATAGATTTTGCTAAATAA
- a CDS encoding (d)CMP kinase, with the protein MENQSTTLNRLKIAIDGPAGAGKSTLARLLGEKLGIPYIDTGAIYRALALKAHRMGISEDDEENLAKLARELKIEFKRDERGMRVYLDGEDVSEAIRTPQITRLSSPVSKHPKVREALLELQRKLAENGGVMEGRDIGTVILPDADVKIFLTASVKVRAFRRYLELKEKGYEVNLEDLEREIEERDKRDSTRSVAPLRMAEDAVLLNTDNLTIEEMVEKALRIIREKCGIG; encoded by the coding sequence ATGGAGAATCAATCCACGACTCTTAATCGTTTAAAGATAGCTATAGATGGTCCAGCGGGAGCGGGCAAAAGCACCCTCGCCCGTCTGCTTGGCGAAAAATTGGGTATCCCTTATATTGATACAGGGGCAATATATAGAGCTTTGGCCTTAAAGGCGCATAGGATGGGGATAAGCGAGGATGATGAGGAGAATTTAGCTAAGCTCGCAAGGGAATTGAAAATTGAATTTAAAAGAGATGAGAGGGGAATGAGGGTATATCTTGATGGGGAGGATGTGTCTGAGGCGATAAGAACTCCGCAGATAACCCGTCTCTCCTCACCTGTTTCAAAGCATCCAAAGGTAAGGGAAGCCCTGCTTGAACTTCAGAGAAAATTGGCTGAGAATGGAGGGGTTATGGAGGGAAGGGATATAGGGACGGTTATCTTGCCCGACGCGGATGTGAAGATTTTCTTAACTGCATCAGTGAAAGTAAGGGCTTTTAGGAGGTATTTAGAGCTAAAGGAAAAGGGTTATGAGGTGAATTTGGAGGATTTGGAGAGGGAGATAGAGGAGAGGGACAAAAGGGATTCCACAAGAAGCGTTGCTCCCCTGAGGATGGCGGAGGACGCCGTTCTTCTAAATACCGATAACTTAACGATTGAGGAAATGGTGGAGAAAGCGCTGAGGATTATCCGCGAGAAATGTGGTATTGGATAG
- a CDS encoding aldehyde dehydrogenase encodes MAMNEEKIREVVQRVIRELFERQAPSPQPVMKSGGEDGIFATPDEAVEAAYEAQKKLIALGLDKRREIIEAIRQAGLKNARRLAEMAREETKMGRVEDKVKKNEAAALLTPGMEDLEPEIIVGPKGTTIQEYVPYGVILSITPMTNPTSFVISHAILMIAGGNSIVISPHPQAKECTKETIRVINRAIVEAGGPPNLVTAVAESSTEVAQQLMQHPKVSMVTAAGGPGVCQAALQSGKKAIVGGPGNPPVLVDETADIPKAAADIIKGASFDNDILCIGEKVIVVVDSVADALMRELKRQGAYEARGEEAERVINTIIQDGRVKRECVGLDAGVILRMAGIMTQEEPKIIVIEISDTDHPLVMEEQLLPVLPFVRVRNFEEGLRLVLKAERNFKHTAILHSRNLPNILRFRQELHTNYCIINGPSLAAVGTEGEGYLAMTVASTGEGPTRPRDFCRRRRFILCGGIL; translated from the coding sequence ATGGCTATGAACGAGGAAAAAATAAGAGAGGTCGTTCAAAGGGTTATTAGAGAACTTTTCGAGAGGCAAGCTCCCTCTCCTCAACCTGTTATGAAGAGTGGCGGAGAGGATGGGATATTCGCCACTCCCGATGAGGCAGTTGAGGCAGCTTATGAAGCCCAGAAGAAACTGATTGCCTTGGGGTTAGATAAAAGAAGGGAGATAATAGAGGCTATTCGGCAGGCAGGTCTTAAGAACGCACGCAGACTCGCCGAAATGGCGAGAGAGGAAACGAAGATGGGTAGGGTGGAGGACAAAGTGAAGAAGAACGAAGCGGCTGCCCTACTTACTCCCGGAATGGAGGATTTGGAGCCGGAAATCATAGTCGGTCCAAAGGGGACGACTATTCAAGAATATGTCCCCTATGGAGTCATCCTCTCCATCACTCCGATGACGAATCCCACTTCCTTTGTCATCAGCCATGCCATTTTGATGATCGCGGGTGGGAACTCCATCGTTATCTCTCCCCACCCTCAAGCGAAAGAATGCACGAAGGAAACAATCAGGGTAATAAATAGAGCGATTGTTGAAGCGGGAGGTCCTCCTAATCTCGTAACAGCCGTAGCGGAATCCTCTACGGAGGTAGCTCAACAGCTTATGCAACACCCCAAAGTTAGTATGGTTACGGCGGCGGGAGGACCAGGCGTTTGCCAGGCAGCTCTTCAAAGCGGAAAGAAGGCAATCGTTGGAGGTCCAGGAAATCCGCCTGTTTTAGTGGATGAGACCGCGGATATACCCAAAGCAGCCGCCGATATAATTAAGGGTGCCTCATTTGATAACGATATCCTTTGCATCGGGGAGAAGGTAATTGTTGTGGTGGACTCCGTTGCCGATGCCCTGATGAGGGAGCTGAAGAGGCAGGGGGCTTATGAGGCGAGAGGTGAGGAAGCTGAGCGAGTGATTAACACGATAATCCAGGATGGAAGGGTAAAGAGGGAGTGTGTAGGGTTGGATGCAGGCGTTATATTAAGGATGGCGGGGATAATGACTCAGGAGGAACCAAAGATAATCGTGATTGAGATAAGCGACACCGACCACCCCCTCGTTATGGAAGAGCAGCTTCTGCCCGTCCTTCCCTTCGTTAGGGTTAGAAACTTTGAGGAGGGGTTGAGGCTTGTTCTCAAGGCGGAGAGGAACTTCAAGCACACCGCAATCCTTCATTCTCGTAACTTGCCCAATATCTTACGCTTCCGCCAGGAACTTCATACCAACTACTGCATCATAAATGGTCCTTCATTGGCTGCGGTTGGAACGGAAGGGGAAGGTTATCTCGCTATGACCGTCGCTTCTACTGGTGAAGGACCAACTCGCCCTAGGGACTTCTGCAGAAGGAGACGCTTCATCCTCTGCGGCGGCATCCTGTAA
- a CDS encoding 1-acyl-sn-glycerol-3-phosphate acyltransferase codes for MWYWIGAHLLHIIFRNFLHLKVYGKENIPKEGGVIVAANHISYLDPPLLGVAMMPYRKLYYIAKRELFRIPILGLILRLVNAFPVKRGMPDRIALRKALNLLKRGEAVCIFPEGTRSRDGRLQEPELGISLLVQKSGAPVLPVAVINTDKALPRDAIMLHPAKIRVYIGKPFYPSMEGEPKELRKRIAKEVMERIRELLEKGKREFE; via the coding sequence ATGTGGTATTGGATAGGAGCCCATCTTCTCCATATCATCTTTCGCAACTTCTTACACCTAAAGGTTTATGGCAAGGAGAACATCCCTAAAGAGGGGGGAGTGATAGTAGCGGCGAATCATATATCCTACTTGGACCCTCCGCTTCTTGGCGTTGCCATGATGCCATATAGGAAGCTCTATTACATAGCGAAAAGGGAGCTTTTCCGCATACCCATTTTGGGGTTGATATTGAGATTGGTGAATGCATTTCCCGTAAAGAGGGGAATGCCCGATAGGATAGCTTTGAGAAAGGCACTGAATTTGCTTAAAAGAGGGGAAGCGGTTTGCATATTCCCTGAGGGGACGAGGAGCAGGGATGGGAGATTACAGGAGCCCGAATTGGGGATATCGCTTTTAGTGCAAAAGAGCGGAGCGCCAGTTCTTCCCGTAGCGGTAATAAACACTGACAAGGCTCTTCCCCGAGATGCGATTATGCTCCATCCCGCAAAGATAAGAGTATACATAGGGAAGCCATTCTATCCTTCAATGGAAGGAGAGCCAAAAGAGTTGAGAAAAAGGATAGCGAAGGAGGTTATGGAGAGGATAAGGGAGCTATTGGAAAAAGGGAAAAGGGAGTTTGAGTGA
- the amrS gene encoding AmmeMemoRadiSam system radical SAM enzyme, with product MRGLALRSASLWERKEEKKVECLLCERRCSIEEGKRGFCGMRLNEDGSLFTLSYGNLSAIESRPIEIKPFYHFYPGSTALTISTYSCNFPCPWCQNWQISKHIEEEGRFLSPEEIIEMALGRDDGICVSFTEPTLLYEYCLDLFPLAKENGLYTCIVSNGYMTEEALKGMREAGLDAIKIDIKGTLEKYRKFLKANGEIPWRNARLALEMGMHLEIVVLMVTSLNDNEEDLIWIIERHLKDLGDSVPLHFTRYFPAYRFHAPPTEIRKMEWAYEEARKRGVKFVYLGNIPGHRYENTYCPSCGTPLITRFSFEVLSINIVNGRCPNCGERIPIIMKEGGERWRKTP from the coding sequence ATGAGGGGATTAGCGCTCAGGTCAGCATCTCTATGGGAGAGGAAGGAAGAGAAGAAAGTAGAGTGTCTTCTCTGCGAGAGAAGGTGTTCTATTGAGGAAGGGAAAAGGGGGTTCTGCGGGATGAGGTTAAACGAGGACGGCTCTCTCTTTACCCTCTCCTATGGGAATCTTAGCGCCATTGAATCCCGCCCAATAGAGATTAAGCCCTTTTACCACTTCTATCCCGGCTCAACAGCCCTTACCATTTCCACCTACTCCTGCAATTTCCCCTGTCCCTGGTGTCAGAATTGGCAAATCTCAAAACATATTGAGGAAGAGGGAAGGTTCCTTTCCCCTGAGGAAATTATAGAAATGGCTTTAGGCAGGGACGATGGAATCTGCGTTTCCTTCACTGAGCCAACCCTTCTCTACGAATATTGCCTTGATTTATTTCCTCTTGCTAAGGAAAATGGGCTTTATACTTGCATCGTCTCAAACGGCTATATGACGGAGGAAGCACTAAAAGGCATGAGGGAGGCGGGACTGGACGCAATTAAAATAGATATAAAGGGAACGCTTGAGAAATATAGGAAGTTCTTGAAGGCTAATGGAGAGATTCCCTGGAGAAACGCCAGATTAGCCTTGGAGATGGGAATGCATTTGGAGATTGTCGTCCTGATGGTTACTTCCCTGAACGATAATGAAGAGGATTTGATATGGATAATTGAGCGCCATCTAAAGGATTTAGGTGATAGCGTTCCCCTTCACTTCACGAGATATTTCCCCGCCTACCGCTTCCATGCTCCACCCACGGAGATAAGAAAGATGGAGTGGGCTTATGAGGAAGCGAGGAAAAGAGGGGTGAAGTTCGTCTATTTGGGAAATATTCCCGGTCATCGCTATGAGAATACCTACTGCCCTTCCTGCGGAACACCCTTGATAACTCGCTTTTCCTTTGAAGTTCTCTCCATAAACATAGTTAATGGACGCTGTCCAAATTGCGGAGAGAGAATACCGATAATTATGAAAGAAGGAGGAGAGAGATGGCGCAAAACGCCTTAG